A stretch of the Hypomesus transpacificus isolate Combined female chromosome 12, fHypTra1, whole genome shotgun sequence genome encodes the following:
- the kynu gene encoding kynureninase isoform X1, whose translation MFRAIVSVMDPFTYDCPSEVFERVSVLLGCSPTSEEVAAYLDKHDELHLMRDRFWMPKIGDLPPSDLSLVDGSQECIYFVGNSLGLQPKKAKQYIDEELDKWAKTGVHGHVQGDRPWAWAENNIEELMATVVGAKAEEVALMNGLTVNLHLLLLSFYKPTAKRHKILIEDKAFPSDHYAVESQIQLRGYDPQQSMLLIAPRPGEETLRTEDILDRIEKEGDSIAVVMFSGVQYYTGQLFDMASITKAGQSKGCLVGFDCAHAVGNAELKLHNWGVDFACWCSYKYVNSGAGGLAGCFIHEKHKQTIKPALLGWWGHDLKTRFQMNNEMDLLPGVSGFRLSNQPILLVCPLQASLEVFNMTSMKALRKKSILLTGYLEYLIKHYYVRDETNPHKPYVHIITPSNPEERGCQLSLSFSVPIRAIFQELEKRGVACDMREPSVLRVAPVPLYNSFSDVHRFISVLGSSMAASEEQPS comes from the exons ATGTTTCGGGCAATAGTTTCAGTCATGGATCCATTTACTTATGACTGCCCCTCGGAAGTTTTCGAGCGTGTTTCTGTCTTGTTGGGCTGCAGTCCTACCTCTGAGGAAGTAGCCGCCTACCTGGACAAGCACGACGAACTGCATTTGATGCGGGATAGATTTTGGATGCCCAAAATTGGCGATCTTCCGCCCT CCGACCTCTCCCTTGTAGATGGCTCCCAGGAATGCATTTACTTTGTGGGAAACTCACTCGGCCTTCAGCCCAAAAAAGCAAAGCAGTATATCGACGAAGAGCTGGATAAATGGGCAAAGAC TGGAGTTCACGGCCATGTCCAAGGAGATCGACCGTGGGCTTGGGCTGAGAATAACATAGAAGAACTAATGGCAACTGTTGTTG GTGCTAAAGCTGAGGAGGTGGCCTTGATGAATGGTTTGACAGTTAATTTGCATCTTCTATTG CTCTCCTTCTACAAACCCACTGCAAAACGGCACAAAATTCTAATTGAGGACAAGGCTTTTCCCTCGGATCAT TATGCTGTGGAATCTCAAATCCAACTGCGAGGATACGACCCTCAGCAGAGCATGCTGCTTATTGCTCCCAGACCG GGCGAGGAGACTCTGAGGACTGAGGACATTCTAGACAggatagagaaggagggggattCCATTGCGGTCGTCATGTTCAGTGGAGTCCAGTATTACACTGGGCAGCTCTTTGACATGGCTTCCATCACCAAGGCTGGTCAGAGCAAG GGCTGCTTGGTGGGCTTTGACTGTGCTCATGCTGTTGGAAATGCTGAGCTCAAGCTTCACAACTGGGGGGTGGACTTTGCCTGCTGGTGTTCCTATAAG TATGTGAATTCTGGAGCAGGGGGATTGGCAGGATGTTTTATCCACGAGAAGCACAAACAGACCATCAAACCTGC GCTTTTAGGATGGTGGGGACATGACTTGAAAACACGATTCCAGATGAATAATG AAATGGACCTTCTACCAGGGGTCAGTGGCTTCAGGCTATCTAACCAACCTATTTTACTAGTTTGCCCACTGCAAGCTAGTTTAGAG GTTTTTAACATGACCAGTATGAAAGCTCTGCGCAAAAAGTCTATCCTGTTGACGGGTTACCTGGAGTACCTAATCAAACATTACTACGTCAGGGATGAGACCAACCCTCACAAGCCCTACGTCCACATCATCACCCCATCCAACCCAGAGGAGCGTGGCTGCCAgctgtccctctccttctctgtaccCATCAGAGCTATCTTCCAAGAACTGGAAAAACGTGGCGTTGCT TGTGACATGAGGGAACCCAGTGTGCTGCGCGTGGCCCCGGTGCCACTCTACAACTCTTTCAGCGATGTCCACCGCTTCATCAGCGTTCTGGGATCCTCCATGGCAGCCAGCGAGGAGCAGCCGAGCTGA
- the kynu gene encoding kynureninase isoform X2 — protein sequence MFRAIVSVMDPFTYDCPSEVFERVSVLLGCSPTSEEVAAYLDKHDELHLMRDRFWMPKIGDLPPCAKAEEVALMNGLTVNLHLLLLSFYKPTAKRHKILIEDKAFPSDHYAVESQIQLRGYDPQQSMLLIAPRPGEETLRTEDILDRIEKEGDSIAVVMFSGVQYYTGQLFDMASITKAGQSKGCLVGFDCAHAVGNAELKLHNWGVDFACWCSYKYVNSGAGGLAGCFIHEKHKQTIKPALLGWWGHDLKTRFQMNNEMDLLPGVSGFRLSNQPILLVCPLQASLEVFNMTSMKALRKKSILLTGYLEYLIKHYYVRDETNPHKPYVHIITPSNPEERGCQLSLSFSVPIRAIFQELEKRGVACDMREPSVLRVAPVPLYNSFSDVHRFISVLGSSMAASEEQPS from the exons ATGTTTCGGGCAATAGTTTCAGTCATGGATCCATTTACTTATGACTGCCCCTCGGAAGTTTTCGAGCGTGTTTCTGTCTTGTTGGGCTGCAGTCCTACCTCTGAGGAAGTAGCCGCCTACCTGGACAAGCACGACGAACTGCATTTGATGCGGGATAGATTTTGGATGCCCAAAATTGGCGATCTTCCGCCCT GTGCTAAAGCTGAGGAGGTGGCCTTGATGAATGGTTTGACAGTTAATTTGCATCTTCTATTG CTCTCCTTCTACAAACCCACTGCAAAACGGCACAAAATTCTAATTGAGGACAAGGCTTTTCCCTCGGATCAT TATGCTGTGGAATCTCAAATCCAACTGCGAGGATACGACCCTCAGCAGAGCATGCTGCTTATTGCTCCCAGACCG GGCGAGGAGACTCTGAGGACTGAGGACATTCTAGACAggatagagaaggagggggattCCATTGCGGTCGTCATGTTCAGTGGAGTCCAGTATTACACTGGGCAGCTCTTTGACATGGCTTCCATCACCAAGGCTGGTCAGAGCAAG GGCTGCTTGGTGGGCTTTGACTGTGCTCATGCTGTTGGAAATGCTGAGCTCAAGCTTCACAACTGGGGGGTGGACTTTGCCTGCTGGTGTTCCTATAAG TATGTGAATTCTGGAGCAGGGGGATTGGCAGGATGTTTTATCCACGAGAAGCACAAACAGACCATCAAACCTGC GCTTTTAGGATGGTGGGGACATGACTTGAAAACACGATTCCAGATGAATAATG AAATGGACCTTCTACCAGGGGTCAGTGGCTTCAGGCTATCTAACCAACCTATTTTACTAGTTTGCCCACTGCAAGCTAGTTTAGAG GTTTTTAACATGACCAGTATGAAAGCTCTGCGCAAAAAGTCTATCCTGTTGACGGGTTACCTGGAGTACCTAATCAAACATTACTACGTCAGGGATGAGACCAACCCTCACAAGCCCTACGTCCACATCATCACCCCATCCAACCCAGAGGAGCGTGGCTGCCAgctgtccctctccttctctgtaccCATCAGAGCTATCTTCCAAGAACTGGAAAAACGTGGCGTTGCT TGTGACATGAGGGAACCCAGTGTGCTGCGCGTGGCCCCGGTGCCACTCTACAACTCTTTCAGCGATGTCCACCGCTTCATCAGCGTTCTGGGATCCTCCATGGCAGCCAGCGAGGAGCAGCCGAGCTGA